In Oculatellaceae cyanobacterium, the DNA window TATTAAAAAACAATATCTTGGTCCCATCAAAAAATTTGTTTATGCGGATGCAGTGAAGCCAATTCTAGGTAAAGCTTTTGAAAGTGATTGTCGTGCTATAGATACTTCAGCATTGCAAGATGCTTGGAATGATTTATATTTACCTGCTTTACCTGAAGATTTTGACTGGAAACAGATTGGAAAGCAATATTTACGCAAAGTCAAAGGAATTATTCGAGAATCAGAACAGTTAAGAGTTATTTTGGATTCAGAAAACCTAGAAGCCATTCGGATGCAGGCTGAAGAAAGCGCGTTAATCCCCGTTGACTTTAATCTCCAACAATATCGAGAAAGCATTCAAGAATTTTATGGTTATTTGAAATTAGATACCTTACATACCAGCGGTTATGAATATCGTCTTCAATTATGGAAGATGTTTGTTCCTTAATTAGCAAAAGAAGCATTACCCATTGTAGACATCCCTAAAGATTACTTGAGAGAGTTACAAGAAACTAATCAATTAGATCAATTAGAGGAATTAGAAAGTTATAGACAAACTTATATTAATGTTCCTGTTTGCTCAGTACTAGAAGTGGTAGAAGATACTGCCTGTCAATATTTGGTAATTTTGGGAGATCCAGGTTCAGGTAAATCTACTTTGACTCAGTATCTTCTACTGAATTGGGCAGAACAAAAATCTCGGAAAATTCCTTTGTTGATTGAATTACGCAAATATGTTAAAGACCGTAATTTACCTAAAGATTTTTTGGAATTTTTTCATCAGGGGAGCGATGTAATCTGTCGTTTGAATCGTCATCAATTACATCAGGAACTAGCCGCAGGTAATGCTTTAGTTATGTTTGATGGCTTAGATGAAGTCTTTGATCCAGCTTTAAGAGATGCCATTATTACCGAAATTATTCGCTTTACTAATGAGTATAAAAAAGTTATAGTTATTGTAACGTCTCGAATTATTGGTTATAAATCACAACGCTTACGCGATGCTCATTTCAAACATTTTACCCTTCAAGATTTAGAGTTAGAACAAATTACTGATTTTATCAATAAATGGCATAATTTAGCTTTTGGTAATCATCCTGATAAATTAAGGTTACAAGCTCGTCTTATTGAAGCAATCAATTATTCACCAGCTATTAGAGAATTAGCTGGTAATCCTCTCTTATTAACAATGATGGCAATTCTCAACCGTAATCAAGAATTACCTAGAGACAGAGCAGAACTTTATGAACAAGCATCCAGAGTGTTATTACAAGAGTGGGATGTAGGTAAAAATTTACCCATTCCAGTTGATACTATTGGTCGTCAAGAAAAACAAGCAATGTTGCGTAAAGTTGCATATTTTATGCAATCAGCCCCAGAAGGTTTAACAGGTAATTTAATTAAAGTAGATGATTTAGAGAATATTTTACGTAATTATCTCAAAAACATTGAAATTAACTCGCCCTATCAAATTGCCAAACTAATTATCAAGCAACTTCGAGAACGTAACTTTATCTTATGCTTTCTAGGGGCCGATACTTATGGGTTTGTTCATCGTACTTTTTTAGAATATTTTTGTGCTTGGGAATTTGTTTGGCAATTTGAGAAAGAAAAAATTATAGATATAGAATTTTTAATCAATGAAGTCTTTGGTAAAAATTGGAAAAATGAATCATGGCATGAATTATTAAAATTAATTGCTGCTATGATTGAACCTAAATTTGTGGGTGAAATTATTAATTATTTAATTCAGCAATCTGGAGAACAGTATGAATTTATCAATCTGTTTTTAGCAGCCGATTGTTTATTAGAAGTTAGAAATTGGCAGGATTTAAAAGATATTTCAGAAATATTATTAGAGCACTTAACAAAATTAACTGAATACGGAGATTTATCCGAAATTCTTATTAGAGATACACTGATAAGAATTCGCTCTCTAACTATTGAGAAAATTGCTAAAACTTGGAGAGATAAAGATACAACTCTGCCTTGGCTCAAATCATTTATCGAACAAGAATTTTCTCAAGAGTATGCTTTTGTTCCTTATGCGGCAGTAAAAGCAATTGCTCAAAATTGGCAATATGAACTGGATACTTTATCCTTAATCAAAAAATGTTCTCGCTATGCTTTGAATAAATATGTTAGACAATCTGCTGCCTTAGAGCTAGGCAGACTTTGGCGAGATGATCCTGAAACATTTACTATTTTAGTTGATGTTCTAAAAAATGATGCTACTCCTGATGTTCGCTGGACAGTAGTGCGAGTCATAAGTCAATATTTTTCTCATCATCCTCAAACAAAATCATTACTTCAAGAAAGTTGTTTTGATGAAAATTTTAATGTCAGATTTAATGCCATAAAATCCATTGGCAATTGGTATCAAGAATCAGAAATCATAGATTTGCTCTATCGCTGTGCGAAAAATGATCCTTTTGTTAGAACTAACCCCTTGGAGGATAATCCTCGTAAAACTGCGCTGGAAGCAATTATTAAATATTATCCTGAGAATCCTTATACTTGGGAATTATTACAAGATAGGGCAACTAATGATCCAGATGAACAAGTGAGAGAGTTTACAAAAGAACAATTAAATCACGACAGAACGTAGGGTTTTTTGCCATAATTAATTATTCTTTAAGACGATTTG includes these proteins:
- a CDS encoding HEAT repeat domain-containing protein — translated: MRELQETNQLDQLEELESYRQTYINVPVCSVLEVVEDTACQYLVILGDPGSGKSTLTQYLLLNWAEQKSRKIPLLIELRKYVKDRNLPKDFLEFFHQGSDVICRLNRHQLHQELAAGNALVMFDGLDEVFDPALRDAIITEIIRFTNEYKKVIVIVTSRIIGYKSQRLRDAHFKHFTLQDLELEQITDFINKWHNLAFGNHPDKLRLQARLIEAINYSPAIRELAGNPLLLTMMAILNRNQELPRDRAELYEQASRVLLQEWDVGKNLPIPVDTIGRQEKQAMLRKVAYFMQSAPEGLTGNLIKVDDLENILRNYLKNIEINSPYQIAKLIIKQLRERNFILCFLGADTYGFVHRTFLEYFCAWEFVWQFEKEKIIDIEFLINEVFGKNWKNESWHELLKLIAAMIEPKFVGEIINYLIQQSGEQYEFINLFLAADCLLEVRNWQDLKDISEILLEHLTKLTEYGDLSEILIRDTLIRIRSLTIEKIAKTWRDKDTTLPWLKSFIEQEFSQEYAFVPYAAVKAIAQNWQYELDTLSLIKKCSRYALNKYVRQSAALELGRLWRDDPETFTILVDVLKNDATPDVRWTVVRVISQYFSHHPQTKSLLQESCFDENFNVRFNAIKSIGNWYQESEIIDLLYRCAKNDPFVRTNPLEDNPRKTALEAIIKYYPENPYTWELLQDRATNDPDEQVREFTKEQLNHDRT